Proteins encoded within one genomic window of Rhododendron vialii isolate Sample 1 chromosome 1a, ASM3025357v1:
- the LOC131324873 gene encoding beta-amyrin 28-monooxygenase-like, with amino-acid sequence MLLTSDENGKFMHEADIADKILGLLIGGHDTASSSCASIVKFLAELPEVYEGVYREQMEIATSKSAGELLNWDDIQKMKYSWNVACEVMRLAPPVQGAFGDAINDFMYNGFSIPKGWKIYWSAHSTHRNAEFFPEPLKFDPSRFEGSGPAPYTFVPFGGGPRMCPGKEYARLEILVFMHHLVRRFKWEKVIPNEKMIVAPMSIPEKGLPIRLYPHKA; translated from the exons ATGCTTTTGACAAGTGACGAAAATGGAAAGTTCATGCACGAGGCCGACATTGCTGATAAGATCTTGGGGCTGTTGATTGGTGGCCATGACACCGCTAGCTCCTCTTGTGCTTCCATTGTTAAGTTTCTTGCTGAGTTGCCTGAGGTTTACGAAGGAGTCTACAGAG AGCAAATGGAAATTGCAACATCAAAATCAGCAGGAGAATTGTTGAATTGGGATGATATTCAGAAGATGAAGTATTCATGGAACGTGGCATGTGAAGTGATGAGGCTTGCTCCACCAGTCCAAGGTGCTTTCGGAGATGCCATCAATGATTTCATGTACAATGGTTTCTCAATTCCAAAGGGTTGGAag ATATATTGGAGTGCGCATTCAACGCACaggaatgctgaattttttccAGAGCCTCTGAAATTCGATCCCTCAAGATTTGAGGGGTCTGGACCGGCTCCGTACACATTTGTGCCCTTTGGCGGAGGGCCGAGGATGTGCCCCGGAAAGGAATACGCCCGATTGGAAATACTTGTGTTCATGCACCACTTGGTGCGAAGGTTCAAGTGGGAAAAGGTAATTCCTAACGAGAAGATGATTGTCGCTCCCATGTCTATTCCTGAAAAAGGTCTTCCAATCCGCCTCTACCCTCACAAGGCTTAG
- the LOC131324881 gene encoding beta-amyrin 28-monooxygenase-like, protein MELFYASLLAFFVLSVTLSFYFLLYSKKSGSLLSNLPPGSTGFPMVGESLEFLSTGWKGHPEKFVFDRIARYSSSVFKTSLLGSPTVMFCGAAGNKFLFSNENKLVQAWWPSSVDKIFPTSTQTSSKEEAIRLRKMLPNFLKAEALQRYIGIMDGIAQRHFATDW, encoded by the coding sequence ATGGAGCTATTCTATGCCTCTCTCCTGGCCTTCTTTGTTCTCTCTGTCACCCTATCTTTCTACTTCCTTTTATACAGCAAAAAATCCGGCTCCCTTCTCAGTAACCTCCCACCCGGTAGCACCGGGTTCCCAATGGTGGGCGAGAGCCTCGAGTTTCTCTCCACCGGATGGAAAGGTCACCCTGAGAAATTCGTGTTCGATCGCATAGCCAGGTACTCGTCTTCCGTATTCAAGACGAGCCTTTTGGGCTCTCCCACAGTTATGTTCTGCGGGGCAGCCGGTAACAAATTCTTGTTCTCTAACGAGAACAAGCTCGTCCAGGCATGGTGGCCTAGCTCCGTCGACAAAATTTTCCCGACATCAAcccaaacctcatcaaaagaAGAGGCCATCCGGTTGCGAAAAATGCTCCCCAACTTCCTCAAGGCGGAGGCGTTGCAGAGGTACATAGGAATCATGGACGGGATCGCTCAGCGACACTTTGCCACTGATTGGTAG
- the LOC131328533 gene encoding uncharacterized protein LOC131328533 — MVVTGQLQKTLDLKYVLRSLPIHNGLYLPRINGHTSLFFAYTLLLLIPPFLLLSLNILFERAKSENVISGIKMGNDGPVISHLKFADYTIIFCKNDRQEVQSIMGILCTFQLISGLKINFAKSQLCGIGIPEEIVESYAEILGCKVIKLPTKYLGLPLGANPRRWSTWNSVIERFEKKLSSLNRKNITLGGQQTMINSNLGNLPLFYMSLFKMPISVARKLEKLQRQFLWGDTEEKRRLHMVGG; from the exons ATGGTAGTAACCGGCCAACTCCAGAAAACTTTAGATCTCAAATACGTTCttcggtcgttgccaattcataaCGGACTATATCTTCCCCGGATCAACGGACACACCTCCCTCTTCTTTGCGTATACTCTTCTCCTTCTCATtcctccctttcttcttctaa GTCTCAACATCTTATTTGAAAGAGCTAAATCTGAGAATGTGATATCAGGGATTAAAATGGGAAATGATGGTCCAGTCATTTCTCACCTTAAATTTGCTGATTACACTATAATTTTCTGCAAAAATGACAGACAAGAAGTTCAATCTATCATGGGAATCTTATGCACCTTTCAGCTAATATCAGGTTTGAAAATCAACTTTGCTAAGAGCCAGCTTTGTGGTATTGGCATCCCTGAAGAGATTGTCGAATCATATGCTGAAATTCTGGGGTGCAAAGTGATTAAACTTCCAACTAAATATTTGGGATTACCTTTGGGTGCCAATCCTAGAAGGTGGTCTACATGGAATTCAGTAATTGAGAGATTTGAGAAGAAATTATCCAGTTTGAATAGGAAGAATATAACTCTTGGAGGCCAGCAAACGATGATTAACTCTAATTTAGGAAATTTACCTCTATTCTACATGTCTCTCTTCAAGATGCCTATTTCAGTTGCAAGGAAGTTGGAAAAGTTACAAAGGCAATTTTTGTGGGGTGATACTGAGGAGAAAAGAAGATTACATATGGTGGGGGGATAG
- the LOC131328524 gene encoding uncharacterized mitochondrial protein AtMg00810-like has product MVVRLGSFVHEFAIKDLGQLNYFLGVEVHNTDFGLVLCQSKYACELLTKAQMVRCKPISPPMAINVRLDIAYAVNYVRGPIYALSHIGHYQAVKRIIRYVGATMRILRHSSLDLYAFSDADWAGCFITRRSTTGFVRF; this is encoded by the exons ATGGTGGTGAGATTGGGAAG CTTCGTTCATGAATTTGCCATCAAGGACCTTGGCCAGCTCAACTACTTTTTGGGAGTTGAAGTGCATAACACAGATTTTGGGCTCGTCCTTTGTCAATCCAAGTACGCCTGTGAGTTACTTACTAAAGCTCAAATGGTTCGATGCAAGCCAATATCCCCTCCCATGGCAATCAATGTCCG ACTAGATATTGCTTATGCTGTTAATTATGTACGTGGCCCAATTTATGCATTGTCCCACATTGGGCACTATCAAGCTGTTAAACGCATCATTCGTTATGTGGGTGCGACCATGCGCATACTCCGCCACAGTTCTTTGGATCTATATGCCTTttctgatgctgattgggcaggtTGTTTTATTACACGAAGGTCCACAACTGGTTTTGTACGTTTTTAG